Part of the Leclercia sp. AS011 genome is shown below.
ATGCCTGGGACAGCCCATGAGTTGATTGATACGCTAGCCAGCGTAATACTCAAGTATGAACCCCGTTTGCAGTCACTCAATATCACTTTACTCGAACAGAAAGTGCCCGGCGAGCTGCGTTACGCCATAGACGCGGAACTCAAAGGCATCGGCCTGGTGCGTTACGGCACCGAATTTATGCCCGAAGGCCGGGTGCTCATCCGCCATTTAAAACAGCAGCAGTATCTGGACGCCCGCTCCGCAATCTAGTCTTTATTCTGGCAGAACCCTCATGACAACACTCTCTGAACGCCGCCTTAAAACCGGCGATGACCCGCGCACGCTTGCGGATTATGCTGCGCTGCGTAATGAAACCAACAAGCTGACCCATCCCGCGCGTCCGGACGTGAACTGGCTGCTGGTGGAAAATCTCTCCCTGTCGCTGTTTGAACACAACGGCGTGGAACTCCAGACCGCCGCGTGGTACTGCCTTGCTCGCACGCATCTGGCCGGACTGCCTGGACTGAATGAGGGCCTGGCGATTTTGACCACGCTGGTCACTCATCAATGGAGCAGCCTGTGGCCGCAACCGGTACATGCCCGAATAGAAATCTTCAGTGCCCTCAGCAAACGACTGCAGCAGGTCCTGCGCGCCCGGACTCTGACACCCGCCGATCTCAGCCAATTGAAGCGGATGCAGGAGTACCTGCACGTTCTGGACGAGGTATTACAGCGCATGGAATTAAAGCCTGTCAGCCAACTCGATACGCTACGCGCCCAGATAGATAGCGCGGCGGTCCGACTGGAGGAGAGCAAAAGCGGGCGGGATCAGCCGGCTGAAATGTTGCCCCCCCTCAGTGACGCTCCCGGTGAGGCAGTTGAGTGCGTTAAAAGGGTGTATGTGCCGGAGTTTAAACCGCTGCAGGCGTACCCGCCGCGAGCAAAACCCTGGAGGCCTTTTGCCGCCGGTATGGCGAGCATGCTGGTGCTGGTCGGGATCCTGGCGGGAGGATGGCTGGCAATGCAACAACCCCATCCATCGCCTGAAACTGATATTCCCCAGACGCAGCAGCAGCTAGCGAAACTATTGCATTTGAAGCCAGACTGGGCTCTCAGCGATGGCGATCGCCTGGTCCAACAAACACTCAGGATGTGGCCCGAGCAGAGCAAACCTATGGCGCAGCAGTGGCAACGGCAGAAGGCGGCCATTGCCCTGGCGCCAGAAAACCTGAACGGCTGGCATGAGGGAGTGACGCAGCTTGAGCAGCTGGCGAACCGGCTAAACGCTCTGGATGAGCAGAAGGGTAAGTACATGACCGTCAGCGAACTGAAATCGGCGGTTTTCGCTATCCTGCAGTCGCTTAATCGCACCGTGCCGGTGGAGGAGCAGTTGCGCCAGCTCTCGGTTATCCCCGCAGAGCAAGAGGGTAAGACCGTCCGGCAGCGCCAGGTGGAACAGCATCTACAGCAGTTAATAGCCACCTATTCGGCGCTGAAACACTCCCCGACGGAATAATCGTTAAAAGATCACAGGGACCACAACGTGTCAGCCAGAGAACGCTTTTTTAACAAAGTACAGCACAATAACAACAGAGACTCTTCCGGCATAAAATCCGCTGACGCAGAAGTCAGGGCATTCAGCTCAAGAATGGATGAACTGGCGCAGCAAATCAGCATGTGGTTTGCGGGATCCGGCATTGAGGTGACGTTATCCACCAGACATCTCCACGATCTGAGCGCGGTGGGTTACAGCCTGAACAGCGGCATATGCCGTTATGACATCACCGCCATTCGGTTGCAAAACGGCGACCGTAGCGTCCGTGTTCTTCCGGAGCAGCTCTGGAATGGCACCGAGACAGGTATTGTGACCCTGCATGTCGATGTGCCCGGAATCAGGCAGGTATTTTATCTGAGCATGGCGCCTGAAACGGGCTGGTTTATCCGACGTGATTATCAGAACGCAAAAGAGAACGCGATCATGACCGAAGATCGCTTTTTTGATGCAGTGGACAGGCTGGCGTAAAAACACCCAGCCTGTTCACTATCTGCCTTACTTCTGCAACAGTTCGGCAAATTTCGCCAGCCACTGCGGATGCGCAGGCCAGGCGGGAGCCGTAACCAGATTGTCGTCAACGTACGCCTCATCAATACCGATCTCCGCATAGTATCCGCCGCTGAGCCGGACTTCAGGCGCACAGGCAGGATAGGCACTGCAGGTACGTCCTTTCAGAACATCAGCAGCGGCAAGGAGTTGTGCGCCGTGGCAAACAGCGGCAATCGGCTTACGCGCCTGGTCAAAAGCCCGTACCAGTTCGAGTACCTTTTCATTCAGGCGCAGATATTCCGGTGCCCGTCCGCCCGGAATTAACAGGGCGTCATAATCCTCTTCTTTCACCTCAGTGAAATCGGCGTTGAGAATAAAGCGGTGGCCGGGTTTTTCGCTGTAGGTCTGGGCACCGTCAAAATCATGGATCGCCGTCATGATAAAGTCGCCTTTGGCTTTATCAGGACAGACCGCGTCCACCTGATGACCAATCATTTGCAGAGCCTGAAACGGCACCATGGTTTCGTAATCTTCAGCGTAATCCCCGACCAGCATCAAAATCTTCTTGCTCATCTTATCCACTCCTCAAGGAATAAATTGGAAGACAAAGGCGGCATCACGCCGCCAGCACTTTATTACGACCATCATTCTTTGCGCGATACAGCGCATCGTCCACGCGCTTAAACAGATCGTCGATACTTTCCTCCGGGTTATGCCTCGCCACTCCGATACTCACGGTGAAGCGGGGCAGGCCGGAGATGGCAATGCGGGCGATAGCCGCTCGCAGGGTTTCTGCGATCTGCATTGCTGCGTCCAGCGACGTGCGGGGCAGCAGCAGCACAAATTCCTCGCCACCCCAGCGGAAAACGTAATCGTCTTTCCGGCAACAGCTCTCCAGCATCCGCGAGAGGGCAATCAATACCTCATCACCTTTCTGATGGCCAAATACATCGTTAATGCGCTTAAAGTGGTCCGTATCCACCAGCAGCAGGCTGAACTCCTGCTGGGCCGGAAGATGATTCGGCGAGGCCCGATCGGTAAGGTTATAAAACTGACGGCGATTGAGCAGACCGGTTAACGAATCACGCAGCGCGGCGTGCTCAAGTTCCTGTTCCAGCCGTTTTTGCTCGGTAATATCGTGAATGATGCACAGCATCAGTTTATCGCCGTAAATCTCAATCGGGCCGGCATAGGTCTGTACATGTCGGGTAGAGCCGTCAGCCAGGCGATGAACAAAGTTGAGCGGCTTATGGCCGCCGGGCAGACGCGCGATCTCCGTCATCACCGGCAGAATATTGCGCCCGAGGGTGTTGATCTCCCAGGTATGCTTGCTGCACATCTCCTCATGGGTATAGCCATAAAAAGTGAGCGCCGCGAGGTTGGCATCAACTATCTGACCGTCCCGGGCGGGATCGATTAACAGCATGGGGGCACTGTTGGTCTGGAAGAAACGGGCGTAGAACCCCTGTTTTTTGCGCTGGTAGGTGCCAGAGCTGGTGGCTTTGAGGCCGGATACCGGCTGTCGGGCAATGCCCTCAAAAATAATGACCTCGCCGCAGGTGTCAAAAGCGGCCAGCGAGAGCCGACAGCTGAGGCTACCCGGCTGATTATTTACCGGCACGCTCCAGATTTCGATAATCTCTTGTTGGGTTTTCAAGTCGGGTATATACATCGCAAGCCTGGCCTGCGCATGTGCCGAGCAGACGCCTTTACGCAGATCGTCCAGCGTCGCGTCCTGCATAATCTTTTTTGCTGCTGTATTGGCGTACAGAATATCCTCCGGGATCGGGGATACGACCCAGACGGGCGTTTTAAGCATATCCAGCGCAGCAAACCCTGTAGGCGACATAGCTCAGTCTCATTTATCGGCACATCAAATGTCTGAGATCCACGACGAAGCGGCACGCGTGGGCTTCTTTGAACATACTCTACTTCCCACCGTCAGGCAGAATTTTTTTGTGATACTCGTATGAAATTCGTATTAATTTTACCAACTGGAATAGTTTTATTCTTCACTGGCGCAACAGCAATTAATGAATCATTTTTACCATCCGATCAGCGGTGAAGAAGCACTGTTTTGAGCGAAAATGTGTTTAGTATCGGATTAACGATGAAAAACATGAGCGCTTTTTTTAATAAAATCTAAAAAAACTAATCAATATTGAT
Proteins encoded:
- the tssE gene encoding type VI secretion system baseplate subunit TssE, yielding MPDRTSPSLYEILTGNFTGDLPVEVVNEADQVILSVLDNIQRILNARADTVSHLPDYGLPDMTKILQGMPGTAHELIDTLASVILKYEPRLQSLNITLLEQKVPGELRYAIDAELKGIGLVRYGTEFMPEGRVLIRHLKQQQYLDARSAI
- a CDS encoding VasL domain-containing protein, producing the protein MTTLSERRLKTGDDPRTLADYAALRNETNKLTHPARPDVNWLLVENLSLSLFEHNGVELQTAAWYCLARTHLAGLPGLNEGLAILTTLVTHQWSSLWPQPVHARIEIFSALSKRLQQVLRARTLTPADLSQLKRMQEYLHVLDEVLQRMELKPVSQLDTLRAQIDSAAVRLEESKSGRDQPAEMLPPLSDAPGEAVECVKRVYVPEFKPLQAYPPRAKPWRPFAAGMASMLVLVGILAGGWLAMQQPHPSPETDIPQTQQQLAKLLHLKPDWALSDGDRLVQQTLRMWPEQSKPMAQQWQRQKAAIALAPENLNGWHEGVTQLEQLANRLNALDEQKGKYMTVSELKSAVFAILQSLNRTVPVEEQLRQLSVIPAEQEGKTVRQRQVEQHLQQLIATYSALKHSPTE
- a CDS encoding DJ-1/PfpI family protein, producing the protein MSKKILMLVGDYAEDYETMVPFQALQMIGHQVDAVCPDKAKGDFIMTAIHDFDGAQTYSEKPGHRFILNADFTEVKEEDYDALLIPGGRAPEYLRLNEKVLELVRAFDQARKPIAAVCHGAQLLAAADVLKGRTCSAYPACAPEVRLSGGYYAEIGIDEAYVDDNLVTAPAWPAHPQWLAKFAELLQK
- a CDS encoding sensor domain-containing diguanylate cyclase, with protein sequence MSPTGFAALDMLKTPVWVVSPIPEDILYANTAAKKIMQDATLDDLRKGVCSAHAQARLAMYIPDLKTQQEIIEIWSVPVNNQPGSLSCRLSLAAFDTCGEVIIFEGIARQPVSGLKATSSGTYQRKKQGFYARFFQTNSAPMLLIDPARDGQIVDANLAALTFYGYTHEEMCSKHTWEINTLGRNILPVMTEIARLPGGHKPLNFVHRLADGSTRHVQTYAGPIEIYGDKLMLCIIHDITEQKRLEQELEHAALRDSLTGLLNRRQFYNLTDRASPNHLPAQQEFSLLLVDTDHFKRINDVFGHQKGDEVLIALSRMLESCCRKDDYVFRWGGEEFVLLLPRTSLDAAMQIAETLRAAIARIAISGLPRFTVSIGVARHNPEESIDDLFKRVDDALYRAKNDGRNKVLAA